TCGCCCGGGAGAAACGATTTGTCAAATACCAGGTGAACCCCCTGGCTGGGGCGTACCATTTGTTTGGCTTCCGGTCTATCCATTTTTAAGATATCATCGACAAATATTCCTGTAGCATTGATAACAGCTTTGCCTTGTATGGTGAAAACTTCACCAGTTTCGGTATCATTGGCGATGACACCGTTTATTCGTCCATCGCTGTCTTTGCTGAGGTTATTGACCCTTACATAATTTAGGGCGACACCGCCCATTTGTATACAGGTCTGCGCAACGTTGAGCGCAAGTCTGGAGTCGTCAAATTGTCCGTCTTGATAAACCACGCCTCCATATAACCCTTTGGGTCGTACAGTGCTTATGCGATTCAGCGTTTCTTCTTTATTGATATGAATAGACTTTCCTAAACTTAATTTACCTGCAAGCAGGTCATATATTTTCATTCCAATGGTATAGAATGGGCCATCGAACCAGCTGTAGTTTGGAATGATAAACGATTGATTTTTAACAAGGTGTGGGGCATTTTTTTGAAGTAAACCTCTTTCGTGAAGCGCTTCTTTAACCAAGGCGATGTCGCCCTGAGCCAAGTAGCGTACACCACCGTGAACAAGCTTTGTTGCTTTGCTTGAAGTGCCTTTTGCAAAATCAACCTGCTCCAATAAAATTGTTTTGAACCCTCGGCTTAACGCATCTAATGCAACACCTAATCCGCTGGCACCGCCGCCTATGACGATAACATCCCACGTACTCGTATCTCTTATTTTTTCTATCAGTTTTGACCTGTTGAATTCTTGGTGTTTCATTTTGTTTCGTTTTGGATTTTTGTAGTGAATCTTCTGTGCTTCTTTTACTACTTCCTTTACACTAAGTTATGCTATATTTGTTGAATTTTAAAGGAAATTAAATAATATTTATGTTAAGATAAGGTGTTTGTTTTTGTTTTGTTTTGTTTTTATTTTAGTAAAAGGAAGTCTTTCTTGTTTTTATCAGCGACCTGAACCGCGTATCAATAGGTTGCCTTTTTACTTCTCCCCAATGGTGATATGTTGAATAACACCCCTATGCTGATCACCTAAGGTCATGTATATCGGGCTTAATCGCATTTTTAGGAATCCGCTGAAATACGGTCCGTTGTAGTCCTGGGTGTTTTTTTTCATGGTCAATAGCTATATCATGTTTAACGATTATGTGCTGCTTATGTTTTGGTTTGGGAAAATGATTTTGTAATTTTAGATCAGTATTTAATTTATTTATGATGAGAAATATAAGATTATTACTGTGTGGAGCTATTGTGTTTTTGGGGACGGTACTCGTACAGTCCAAAGCGTTCTCACAGCAGCTTGCTACAGCTCAGGATCTTTCGAAGCCTTACAATCCAGATGCCAATGCACAGAATGATATTGATCAACTATTGGTTCAAGCAAAGAAAGAAAAGAAAAACATCGTCATTCAAGCCGGTGGGAATTGGTGTGTCTGGTGTTTAAGATTTAATGACTATATTCATAAAACAGCAAGTGTCGACAAGTTGTTAAAGAGTCATTTCCTCTATTATCACCTCAATTATTCAAAAGAAAATAAAAATGAAGCTGTGTTTCAAAAGTATGCCCCTGAAGGCAATAAACTAGGTTATCCATTTTTTATTATTTTGGATAGAAATGGAAAGACATTGCATGTACAGGAGAGTGGCAGTCTGGAAAAAGGAAAGGGCTATGATGAAGAAAAAGTGCTTAATTTCTTTAACGCCTGGGTTGCAAAATAGCAATTATCGACTTTGGCATTTCTAGTCGCGCTAAAGGAAAATACCCAGCAATCCTTTCCTAAACAACGATACAGTCTGAAAGATTAGTACCTTTTCTTCGTACTTGCTTCGTACCTGCTTCGGATCATCAATAGATCTTGTACAGATGTTGTACAGATATTGTCCAGTCTCCAAACAGGAAAAGTCTGTACACTACTAGGTCAACAGTCGTAACGGAATTGGGCAGCTCCGAACGTGGTCCGAAGCAGGTACGAACACAATATGAATAAAAGCCAGCTGCCGCGGCCATGTCCAGCATCGTTTAGGTAATCTCCTTTATGCTATTGTCTTTGTCTGTGATTTTGCCTTTAATTTACGCCCAATTGTAAATAATGGCGGATAGGCTGAAAATAAAAGGTCTCGTTCCTAAGAAACGAGACCTTTTATTTTGGCTTAAAATAGCTCTTTTTTACGAGGATATTGTTTTGATCCCCCAATGACGAGCGTGCTTACTCTTGATAGAATATCTTATTGGTAGCCTAACAATTTCATTACTTGTTTGGAGTTTTGCTCCTCACCGAAAACCTCGTAGTTGAATGTTTCATCTCTATTGCGGCGTACAAGCACATGTTTGGGTGAAGGAAGTAAGCAGTGGTGGATGCCTCCATATCCGCTTAATACATCTTGATATGCTCCGGTATGAAAGAATCCCAAGTACTGTACCTTACGGGTCTTAGGCATAAATACCGAGTTCATGTGTGCCTCCTGATTGTAATAATCCTGTCCATCGCATGTGATGCCACCTAAATTGACGCGTTCGTATTCTGAATCCCAGTTATTGATCGGCAATAGAATGTATTTTTGATTCAATGCCCATACATCCGGCAAATTTGTAATGAATGAACCATCAATCATAAACCAACGTTCGCGATCGTTTTGTTGCTTGCGGCCCAAAACTTTATAGAGGATACCTGATGCTTCAGCAACGGTGTATTTGCCAAATTCGGTAATAATATCTGGTTCCATTACCTCATGGTGAGCACAGATTTGTTTGATACGGTTGACAATCTCGTTGACCATATATTCGTAGTCAAAGTCGTGTACCAGTGAATCCTTAAATGGCATGCCACCACCGATATCTAGGGTATCTAAATCCGGGTTTACTTTCTTAAATTTACAATATAAAGTAACGTATTTCTCTAATTCGTTCCAGTAATACGGAGTGTCCGAGATACCTGAATTAATGAAAAAGTGGAGTAACTTTACTTTAAAGTTTGGATTGTCGGCAATCTTGTTGTTATAGAATTCAACGACGTCTTCCTGGCGAATCCCTAGGCGAGAGGTATAAAATTGAGAATCTGGTTGCTCTTCGGAAGCAACGCGGATACCTAAAGCACAAGGCTCATCCAATTCGATTTCATCATCATAAAGGTTAAATTCCTCTTTGTTATCCAGTACCGGTATAATGTTTTTATATCCGTCGTGGATCATATCAACAATATATTGTTTGTACTGGTAGGTTTTGAACCCGTTACAGATCACTGTAATGTCTTTTGTTACTGTGCCCTGTCTTTCCAATGAATCGATCATCGGCATATCAAATGCAGATGAAGTTTCCAGGTGGATATCATTTTTCAAAGCTTCCTCTACGATGTGCTTGAAATGGGATGACTTGGTACAATAACAATATTTGTAAGATCCGCGATAGTTGTGTTTCAGAATTGCGGTCTGAAAGAGGATTTTCGCTTGCTGAATTTTTTTGCTGACGATAGGCAAATAGGTAAAACGTAACGGCGTACCGTACGTTTCTATCATTTCCATTAAATTCAAATCGTGGAAATACAATTCGTCGTCGATGATTTCGAATCCGTCTTGCGGAAAACCAACACTTAAGTCAAGAAATTCCTGATAGCTCTGCATTTTTTATTATTTTTGCAAAGATATACTTTAATGGTGAATACCTAAATAAGGAATGTTATTTATTTCCAATTCACTATCAGGAAGTTGTAAAAATTACAAAATCATTAAATGGCAAATTCTATTCAAAAGCGACTTGTTGAAGTCACTGTACAGGCAGTAAAAGAGCTTTACAATGCAGATATTTTAGAAACTCAAATTGCTTTACAAGCTACCCGAAAGGAGTTTGAGGGACAAATTACAATCGTAACTTTTCCCGTAACGCGCTTTTCGAAATCTTCTCCGGAACAAACCGGAAAGGAAATTGGTGCTTATTTGCAACAGCATATCGCTGAAATATCGGATTTCAATGTGATAAAAGGCTTTTTGAATATTGTTCTTTCCGATGATTACTGGATCACTTTGCTGAATCAGACCATAACGGCGAAGGACTTTGGTGTATTTCCTGCGAATGGGAAGAAACTGATGGTGGAATACTCTTCTCCGAATACCAATAAACCGCTGCACTTGGGGCATATCCGTAATAATTTATTAGGATATTCTGTTGCAGAAATCCTAAAAGCTTATGGTTATGATGTGATCAAAGCAAATTTGGTGAACGATCGTGGTATCCATATCTGTAAGTCCATGTTGGCCTGGCAAAAATTTGGCAACGGTGAAACACCCGAATCCACTGGACTCAAAGGCGATCACCTTGTCGGAAAATATTACGTTGTCTTTGACAGAGAATATAAAAAGGAAATCGAGGCATTAAAAGCTGAGGGGCAAACCGAAGAGGAAGCGAAGAAAAATGCACCTTTGATGCGAGAAGCGCAAGCGATGTTGCAGCAATGGGAGGCCGGTAATGAAGAGGTGATCTCCCTTTGGAAAACCATGAACAGCTGGGTGTACGCCGGGTTTGAAAAGACCTATAAACAATTAGGGGTCGATTTTGATAAATACTATTATGAATCCAATACATACTTGCTGGGGAAAGATATTATCCAGGAAGGTTTAGATAAAGGGGTTTTCTTCAAAAAAGAGGATAACTCCGTATGGATTGATCTAACTGCAGAAGGATTGGATCAGAAGCTTGTGCTTCGTGGCGATGGTACTTCGGTCTATATTACACAAGATTTGGGGACAGCACAATTGAAGTATGATGAATTCAAAATGAATGATTCTATTTATGTTGTCGGTAACGAACAGGATTACCATTTCAAGGTACTGTTTTTGATCTTAAAAAAACTTGGAAAAGCTTGGGCTGACGGATTGTTCCATTTATCGTACGGGATGGTCGATCTTCCTTCGGGTAAAATGAAATCACGGGAGGGAACCGTTGTTGATGCGGATGATTTAATGGCTGAAATGCTTAAAACCGCACAAGAACGTACTGAGGAGCTTGGCAAAACTGAAGGATTGGACGAGGAATCAAAAGCCGTGCTTTATGATACAATAGGAATGGGGGCACTGAAATATTTTCTATTGAAAGTGGATCCCAAAAAGCGCCTTTTGTTTGATCCAAATGAGTCTGTCGATTTCCAAGGTCATACAGGACCATTTATTCAATACACACATGCCCGTATCAAATCTGTTTTAAGTAAAGCTGAATTCGATTTTGACAGTGCTGTTTCTGTACCGACGACGATCTCTTCTTACGAGCGTGACTTGATTCAGCAATTAGGTGCGTTTCCGGAGACTATTGAGGCTTCTGCGCAAGAGTTTAGCCCTGCGCAGTTGGCAAATTATATTTATGAGGTAGCCAAGTTCTACAATAAATTCTATCATGAAGAGACGATATTGAAGGCGGAAGATGCTGATGTAAAGAACTTTAGATTGCACCTTTCGGCTTCTGCTGCAAAGGTTATTGCCAAAGGGATGAACTTATTGGGTATTCGTGTACCTGAAAGAATGTAATATGATGAAGAAAATTCGCGTAGGGCTTATTGGCTTTGGAATTTCAGGGCAGGTGTTTCACGCGCCTGTCATGCGTTCGATAACGGAGCTGGATCTTGTTAAAGTAACCGCCCGGAAAGCTGATCAGCAACTTTTACTAAAAAAACGCTATCCACAGGCAAAAATTGCTTTGTCGGCAGATGATATTTTTAATGACGCAACCATTGATTTAGTCGTGGTTGCGACTTCCAATGACATGCATTATCCTTTCGCAAAACGTGCTTTGGAAGCAGGGAAACATGTTGTTGTTGAGAAACCATTTACGAACAATGTGGAGCAGGCCGATGAGCTTATCGCGCTGGCTAAGGAGAAAAATCTGATTTTGGCGCCTTATCACAATTTAAGATTCAACTCAGACTATCGAACGTTAAAGAAAGTGATTCAAAGTGGACGATTGGGAAGGATTGTAAATCTGGAAGCTAGGTTTGATCGTTTCCGCAATTACTTGAGACCAAATGCATGGCGTGAAGAGCATTTACCGGGTTCGGGGATATTCTACGATTTGGGCTCGCATCTTATCGACCAAACTTTACAGTTATTTGGAAGACCAGATGCTGTTTTTG
The Sphingobacterium multivorum genome window above contains:
- a CDS encoding thioredoxin family protein, producing MMRNIRLLLCGAIVFLGTVLVQSKAFSQQLATAQDLSKPYNPDANAQNDIDQLLVQAKKEKKNIVIQAGGNWCVWCLRFNDYIHKTASVDKLLKSHFLYYHLNYSKENKNEAVFQKYAPEGNKLGYPFFIILDRNGKTLHVQESGSLEKGKGYDEEKVLNFFNAWVAK
- a CDS encoding arginine decarboxylase; translated protein: MQSYQEFLDLSVGFPQDGFEIIDDELYFHDLNLMEMIETYGTPLRFTYLPIVSKKIQQAKILFQTAILKHNYRGSYKYCYCTKSSHFKHIVEEALKNDIHLETSSAFDMPMIDSLERQGTVTKDITVICNGFKTYQYKQYIVDMIHDGYKNIIPVLDNKEEFNLYDDEIELDEPCALGIRVASEEQPDSQFYTSRLGIRQEDVVEFYNNKIADNPNFKVKLLHFFINSGISDTPYYWNELEKYVTLYCKFKKVNPDLDTLDIGGGMPFKDSLVHDFDYEYMVNEIVNRIKQICAHHEVMEPDIITEFGKYTVAEASGILYKVLGRKQQNDRERWFMIDGSFITNLPDVWALNQKYILLPINNWDSEYERVNLGGITCDGQDYYNQEAHMNSVFMPKTRKVQYLGFFHTGAYQDVLSGYGGIHHCLLPSPKHVLVRRNRDETFNYEVFGEEQNSKQVMKLLGYQ
- a CDS encoding glycerol-3-phosphate dehydrogenase/oxidase, giving the protein MKHQEFNRSKLIEKIRDTSTWDVIVIGGGASGLGVALDALSRGFKTILLEQVDFAKGTSSKATKLVHGGVRYLAQGDIALVKEALHERGLLQKNAPHLVKNQSFIIPNYSWFDGPFYTIGMKIYDLLAGKLSLGKSIHINKEETLNRISTVRPKGLYGGVVYQDGQFDDSRLALNVAQTCIQMGGVALNYVRVNNLSKDSDGRINGVIANDTETGEVFTIQGKAVINATGIFVDDILKMDRPEAKQMVRPSQGVHLVFDKSFLPGDDAIMIPKTDDGRVLFLVPWHNRVIVGTTDTPIDEHSLEPVALEQEIDFILKTAGRYLTKQPTRADALAVFAGLRPLAAPTGNSNKTKEISRSHKVIVSDSKLLTLTGGKWTTFRRMGQDTLDKAIKIGCLPQKESRSAAQKIYSAIPTSDRSSHMYIYGADQEAINALAQENPQWDEKLIPHLEFKKAEVVWAARNELARTVEDVLSRRVRMLFLDAKAAIEAAPEVAKILAQELNKDEDWQNDQIVHFQNVAKNYILK
- a CDS encoding oxidoreductase, which encodes MMKKIRVGLIGFGISGQVFHAPVMRSITELDLVKVTARKADQQLLLKKRYPQAKIALSADDIFNDATIDLVVVATSNDMHYPFAKRALEAGKHVVVEKPFTNNVEQADELIALAKEKNLILAPYHNLRFNSDYRTLKKVIQSGRLGRIVNLEARFDRFRNYLRPNAWREEHLPGSGIFYDLGSHLIDQTLQLFGRPDAVFADLAIQRDHAKTIDNFDCLLYYDNLRVSLKGSMLAKEPTPRYRVFGMNGNFVKYGVDPQEALLRDGKFPDEDPTWGQEDPSLYGKLNIVEQGNDIEEMIPSEIGSYPDFYQNVADSILGKTTLIVSAEQARDVIKIIELGYQSQLERRVVSVENTLIAY
- the argS gene encoding arginine--tRNA ligase yields the protein MANSIQKRLVEVTVQAVKELYNADILETQIALQATRKEFEGQITIVTFPVTRFSKSSPEQTGKEIGAYLQQHIAEISDFNVIKGFLNIVLSDDYWITLLNQTITAKDFGVFPANGKKLMVEYSSPNTNKPLHLGHIRNNLLGYSVAEILKAYGYDVIKANLVNDRGIHICKSMLAWQKFGNGETPESTGLKGDHLVGKYYVVFDREYKKEIEALKAEGQTEEEAKKNAPLMREAQAMLQQWEAGNEEVISLWKTMNSWVYAGFEKTYKQLGVDFDKYYYESNTYLLGKDIIQEGLDKGVFFKKEDNSVWIDLTAEGLDQKLVLRGDGTSVYITQDLGTAQLKYDEFKMNDSIYVVGNEQDYHFKVLFLILKKLGKAWADGLFHLSYGMVDLPSGKMKSREGTVVDADDLMAEMLKTAQERTEELGKTEGLDEESKAVLYDTIGMGALKYFLLKVDPKKRLLFDPNESVDFQGHTGPFIQYTHARIKSVLSKAEFDFDSAVSVPTTISSYERDLIQQLGAFPETIEASAQEFSPAQLANYIYEVAKFYNKFYHEETILKAEDADVKNFRLHLSASAAKVIAKGMNLLGIRVPERM